A window from Malania oleifera isolate guangnan ecotype guangnan chromosome 7, ASM2987363v1, whole genome shotgun sequence encodes these proteins:
- the LOC131160219 gene encoding protein LURP-one-related 5-like: protein MSRIFPAESSFCSRDFPGKAGEVSGEGRDFGGGEIKSLVPSSSVFTVWKKSSMSFEGTDGFTVFDDRGGLAFRVDNYSRKNTGFSASASLVVLMDGSGKPLLTLKPQRLSMQQQWSGYRGEDGCRKSNAPNLKLFSMRRPWRTRRDNNVSTEAEIFMERPGKSSRCPTRPDFRVDGSFRKRNCSIIRVQTGEVVARIARKKVNTKTPVVLSDEVFSLSVEAGCESELVMAFVVALDRICPEPFAPLLCF, encoded by the exons ATGTCGAGGATTTTCCCAGCAGAGAGCAGCTTCTGCTCGCGGGATTTTCCGGGAAAAGCAGGGGAAGTCAGCGGCGAAGGCAGAGATTTTGGTGGTGGAGAAATTAAATCATTGGTTCCAAGTAGTAGTGTGTTCACGGTGTGGAAGAAATCGAGCATGAGCTTTGAGGGGACGGATGGGTTCACAGTGTTCGACGACAGGGGAGGATTGGCTTTCCGAGTGGACAATTACTCTAGGAAGAATACTGGCTTCTCTGCTTCTGCTTCGCTTGTCGTCCTCATGGATGGATCTGGCAAACCTTTGCTTACTCTCAAACCCCAg AGATTGAGCATGCAGCAGCAGTGGAGTGGATACAGAGGAGAAGACGGGTGCAGGAAAAGCAATGCTCCAAACCTTAAGCTCTTCTCAATGAGAAGACCATGGAGGACGCGCAGAGACAACAATGTTAGCACAGAAGCAGAGATCTTCATGGAGCGACCCGGGAAGAGCAGCCGCTGCCCGACCCGGCCGGACTTCCGGGTTGATGGGTCTTTCAGGAAGCGGAACTGCAGTATCATCCGGGTCCAAACCGGGGAGGTGGTGGCCCGGATCGCCCGGAAGAAGGTGAACACCAAGACGCCGGTGGTGTTGAGCGATGAAGTGTTCAGCCTGAGCGTAGAAGCAGGGTGTGAGTCTGAGCTTGTGATGGCATTTGTGGTGGCGCTTGATCGAATCTGCCCCGAGCCCTTTGCCCCTCTCTTGTgtttttga